The following nucleotide sequence is from uncultured Draconibacterium sp..
CTGCATTTCCTCTCCCAGAAGATTAAAAATCTGTTCTCTTTCGGCTTGCGAAAAAGCGTCGTCGTAAGGTACAGCATCATTATCATCGAGCTGTCCCATAAAATAAAATTGTGGCGTTTTCAAAAAGCGGTCTTTCTGAAAGGCGCTACCGGTAAGCTTTTCCATATCGTTGGTGCCGATAGGGTAATTCAGTGTATCCTGCTCCAGTTCTGCTTCAGGAAGCATTAATAATCCATTCAGTCCGCCTGCTGCAACAGCACGAACGTAAGCAGGGTGAAGCAGTGTAAAACGGTTGGCAAAAGTTCCTGAGGCTGAAAATCCGGTTAACAGAAATTGGTCATGCGACAAAATATCTTTGTCATTTAAAATCGTTTGTGCGTGCTTAAACATTTCGATGAGTTGCAGATCGATGCGTTGTAAAGGCGGTTGCTTTTGTAACATTACATCCCGGTCGAGTGCATGGGTATAGACCTTCCAGTTTGTTTTCGAGCGCGGAAACACCGGTACCATCAGTGGACATTTGAGCTTTCGTGCCACATAATTTCCCAGGTAATAATCAATGGTTGCAGTTCGTTCAGCCTTTTCAACATGTTTTTGCAAATCATCATCGGCAAACCCCGAATTATTTGGCTCAACAATTACAAATGTCTTTTCTTTTTCCGTCACCCCGTTCGGGATAAATAGAAAATAGGGGAATTGGAAAGCATCTGTTTCCCTGGGTTCTACAAATATAAGTTCTCCTCCGTGATTCTTGCACCCGGCAATAAGCACAACCAGGAAAAAATAAATCAGTCGTTTATTCATTGTTCTGCTTTACGTTGAAAAGTTAGTTTATTGGTCTCTTTTATGTCGGTTCTGTTACGTTCTTTTTACACTACTTTTTTAATGCCCGGCACTTGCCTGATCAACCATGCCACTGTAAAACACGCCAACAAAGCTACCGGTGCCAAAACAATAAATTTTAACAACTGATTAATGCTCTGCCAGCCCACAAAAAGAGCACTTAATCCAACAATTACAGGGGTATGAATAATATAAACGCCGTAAGCACTGTTGGAAAGCTGTTGCGCCAAAGCACCCTGTTTATTGAAGTATTTTTTACCGATTCCCAACAAGCCAATGATCATGGCTACACAAACCAGCTGTTCCCAAATGGCCCAGGCAAAACTCTGCCATGTTCCGCCACCCACAAAAACTTCAACACCGCTTTCTTTTCCTCCAAAATAAAGTACTAATGGCAGCACCAGCCAAATCATTAGCTGAGCAAAAATAAACCAGTGTTTTGCGCTTTTAAAGCTGATGGCTTCCAGCCAGTTGTTGTTATAAGCGATAACTCCAAAAACAAGCATTACAATGTACTGCACAAAAAACGGGAACTGTAATCCGGTGTGAGGTAAACTCCATCCCACCGGCAGCCAAATGCGGATGAGGTACTGACTAAATCCAACAGCAAATGCGGCCAGCACTAACTTGCCTGTGCCGGGGTATTTCATCTTTATCGTTCTCTGCGGATTAAAAAACAGGAGATAAATCAAGGTAAAAATCAGTAAGGTCTCCACAAACCACATGGGGCCAAATCCCCATGACCGGGAATCAGTGAGAAACCCGACAAAAGTTACCGCTTCGTGTTTGATAAAATAATAGTGAATAAAGTTGGTTAGCGGACTCAAAAAGAAATAAAAAACGACAAGGGGAATGCCCAGGCGTACCAATCGGTCTTTTAAAAACCGGCCGGTTGATTTACGTTTTAATGAGGCCACGGTAAAATACGCCGAGATAAAAAAGAACATGCCCATAAAAAAGGCCTGGTTAGTCATATTAAACATTGTTTGAATAATAATTTCGGGGAATCCGGCTTGCGATTCATTGTAGTACCAATCGCCCGGAGCTCCATAAGTGATATTAAAATGTAATAATACAACTAAACAAATTAGAAAAATGCGGAGGTTGTCGATGTAAAATAATCGTGATGATGACATAGTTGTTGAAGTTTTTGGTCTGTTTAATTTATTTATGGCTTAAACGGAATTCACAATTTGTAAGTTTTCCGTAATTCTTTGCAAAAATTGTGAGTATCATCCATTTTTCGAAAAGATTTCGACAACAAGCTGATTTAATTCGATAAACGACTAATAATGAATAACTAAAACCATAAATCAGCGCTTTAATAACCAATTCCAACTGTTTTCGTAAAGAGAAGAGTAAATCCATAAAATTAACCAAAATGAAAGCAACAGGAATTTTTGTTTGTGTATTCCTATTTATGGGAATTGTTTCACTCCAAACACAAGCGCAGGAAGCACCTGCCATGCCCGAAAATTTTTTAGTATTTGAAGAGTTTGTACAACCTGCCGACCTAAAGCAATTTAGCGAAGTGCAGCAGGAGGGAATCGAACTGTGGAAAAAATTTGCATTCGATTTCCCTGTATTTGCCTACTCAACCGATGTAAGTTCGTTTTATTGGGTGGTGCCTTTCGAGAATTTTTCTGCTCTCGACAAAATGTTTGCAAAAATGGGCGAGTTAAGCACTAAAATGAAAGAAGAAGGATACGATGCCGACTCAAAATTCCGCGATCTTTCCACAACCCGCGAAACGATTATCCACTGGGAGAAAGATTTATCGTATCACCCCGAAGGTGACGTTATGCAAACACGAGACAACAGGTATTGCGAGTGGACATTTTTCTATTTAAAGTCGGGCCACCAAAAAGAAATGGCTGAGGCAGTGAAAAAATACATCGAATTCAGCAAGAGTATCGACGAAGAATGGAGCTGGGATTTGTACAGTGTTTCCATGGGCTACGATTCGCCCTGCTGGGTTGTTATGGATCGTGCAGAGAGTCCTTTGGCAATGCGCAAACTCGAAGCATCGCTTCAGGAAAATCATACAGAAAAATTAAGCGAGTTGTGGGGAAATATACAACCACATCTTCGCAAAATGGAAGTTGTAACCGGTTGGTTTCAACCCGACTGGTCGTTGAATTTTGAGCAATAAGCAGATATATAGAAAAAGCCGGAGCTGCTTTAAGAAAATGCAGCTCCGGCTTTTTTTATCAGACTTTCCTATTAATCATCATCGTGATGGTCGTCATCATCATGGTGATCATCATCATCGTCGTGATGTTTGTGTTTATTATACGTGCGGTGGTCATGCTCCAGATTACTTCTAACTTTTTGGTAAATACCCGTATTACTGTCAGATGAAATCAGTAACACACCATCTACCAGCTCTGCATTGTCGAGGTCGGCCACATCCACATCTACCATCAATTCATCCAAATAAAGCTGAATGATTGAAGTAAAATCAATTTCTTCCTCTGTTACCTCCACGTTTTCCCTTTCAGTTTTAAAATACACATCGTGGCTTACCATCACAACAATCGGTGTGGTACCGGTGTCGTTTGTGTAAGTGCCTGCAAGGTAGAAAACCGGATCGTTGCCGGCATCTTCCTGATCTCCCGTTACCTTGAGTTCAATTTCATCGTAATATCCCGGCTGAAGTACAAAGTTTCCCATAGTAAGTTCGTTGTTTAACAGATCCACCATTTCGGGACCGTACCATTTGTATTCAATTTCAATCGAATCTTCACCGGTAACGATACTTTTTAATTCTGCCTCAAACTTAATACTCGAAACCACCAGGTGTGCCGAATCCCATGCAATGGATTCTGAATCAACGGCAGCCGATTTCATCAAAGCCTGCACAGGCAATGTAAAGTTGGTATTTAGCGCCTCAATGCGCACGCCAAATACCGATTCTCCGTCGGTAATCATATCCTCCGTGTCGCTACAGGATACAAAAATTGCCGTCATCATGGCCAATGCTAAAAATAATCTCCTTCCTGTTTTCATAACTTCAAATTTTGTTTTGATTGTTGTGTAAAGACAAAACGAAAATTCTCTTAATATATTTTAAGACCTTTAAGTTTCTTTTTTATAAAAATATTGGCAAGTCTTCCAGTATTTAAACTTTAATAGCTTAAATTAATGCGTAATCCGGCAAGGAAATGTTCATCTTCGCCGGATTGCGTGGTTTTTATCCACTGCACGTGAGGCGAAATAAAAACCCATTGATTTAGCTGGGTGCTGAAATAAAATTCGGCCAACTGTTCGGGATGTTCGTAGTGTGTTGTTTGTGTTTCGGCATAGGCCAGCCCTACTTTCAGCTCACGATTCAGTATATATTGCCGGAAACCAATACCACTGCTCCAGGCATTTTTTATACCCAGCCAATCGGCCAGCTCGGTACTGTTAGCGCCGTAACGCCCAAAAATGGTAAAATGGTTGGCAATCAGCTGATCGAAAGAAATACCAAATCCGCGACTGTCGCCGGCCAGCGGCTGTTCATGGCCAAACACCCTGAGATTGGCTTCCCAGCCACTTTCCGGTAAAAGTTTAATACCCGTTTCCAGTAGTTTCAGGTGGTTTTCCATTATATTCTCTTCCTGTGGGTTGGCCATAAAAAGGCCGTACTGAATGTAAAAGCGCTTTACAAAAGTGGTACGAAAACGAATTCCGGGACTGTTAACACCCACCGGCAAAACCGGATTATTCACAAACGCACCACTGATAAACTGCGACGTTTCGTCGTTGGCGTGCAGGTTATTATCGAAATAGTTGGTGGGATCCAACTTACCAAAAGTTACCGTAAAAATATCCTGCAGCATTTTAAATTCTGTCCAGGCTTCCAATACGGTAAGGTTCTCTCCTTTTCCATCGCCTCCTCCGGCATCAGCATTCAGCACCGAAACATTAGGAAGCAGTGCATCAGGGCCATCGCCTCCACCGGCTTCCAGATCGAAAAACAATAGTGCTGATGGTCCAAAACTTACGAAAGCAAAAATATCAAACGAACCTACCCCTTTCCAAACCGTTTCGTTTTCAAGCGGCGCTTGTATCGATGCTGTTGCCACACCGCTAAACTGCAACTTGCCGGGTTCTTCTAAAATTGACTTTAACAACGCATCAACCTGCTGTCGCCTCGAGCGTTTTGTTTCTGGAATCTGGTCGAGATCGCTTTCCTGAAACAAGCCCAGAAACTGATCGACCAGCGTGGTATCAGTATTCGTAGTATCTTGTTGCACCTCTGCGGCATCGGCAACTACAGATAATACAAAAAAGATGAAAGCAAAAATTGGCAGGATGTAATATTTTGGCATCAGCAACTTATTTTCTGACGAATAATTTAAGGAATTTCCGGCGGAGTGCAAAAAGG
It contains:
- a CDS encoding acyltransferase family protein, giving the protein MSSSRLFYIDNLRIFLICLVVLLHFNITYGAPGDWYYNESQAGFPEIIIQTMFNMTNQAFFMGMFFFISAYFTVASLKRKSTGRFLKDRLVRLGIPLVVFYFFLSPLTNFIHYYFIKHEAVTFVGFLTDSRSWGFGPMWFVETLLIFTLIYLLFFNPQRTIKMKYPGTGKLVLAAFAVGFSQYLIRIWLPVGWSLPHTGLQFPFFVQYIVMLVFGVIAYNNNWLEAISFKSAKHWFIFAQLMIWLVLPLVLYFGGKESGVEVFVGGGTWQSFAWAIWEQLVCVAMIIGLLGIGKKYFNKQGALAQQLSNSAYGVYIIHTPVIVGLSALFVGWQSINQLLKFIVLAPVALLACFTVAWLIRQVPGIKKVV
- a CDS encoding carbohydrate porin, producing MPKYYILPIFAFIFFVLSVVADAAEVQQDTTNTDTTLVDQFLGLFQESDLDQIPETKRSRRQQVDALLKSILEEPGKLQFSGVATASIQAPLENETVWKGVGSFDIFAFVSFGPSALLFFDLEAGGGDGPDALLPNVSVLNADAGGGDGKGENLTVLEAWTEFKMLQDIFTVTFGKLDPTNYFDNNLHANDETSQFISGAFVNNPVLPVGVNSPGIRFRTTFVKRFYIQYGLFMANPQEENIMENHLKLLETGIKLLPESGWEANLRVFGHEQPLAGDSRGFGISFDQLIANHFTIFGRYGANSTELADWLGIKNAWSSGIGFRQYILNRELKVGLAYAETQTTHYEHPEQLAEFYFSTQLNQWVFISPHVQWIKTTQSGEDEHFLAGLRINLSY